CTCCCTTCATACCTTCGAGCCCGGCTTCAAACTCCTTCAATCTTTCCGTGTCTAAGGATATTTTATCGAGATGATTGGAGAGAGCCTTTTCCGTCTCTCTGCAGAGATTAAGGGCAAGCTCAGACGAGCCTTTAATCTTGAGCTTGATACGCTCCTCTTCTCCCAGGGTTTTGAATATATACTCCTCAAGCCGGGCCATCCCGCTTCTTGAATAAAGTTCCGGATAGTGCCCCTTTTTCGCTTGCAGGGCCAGCTTTGCCGATATTGGTATGAGGAAAGGTTTTATCTTGAATATGCGCTCTATTTCAGTCTCAGAATAATGAATCAAATTCTTAAGCTCGTCATCGCTCTCCACAATATCAATCTTATTCAAAAGAAACACTATATTCTTAACCCAATCTTCTTTGATGAATCTTATGAGCTTAGCCTCGCTTCCGGTCACCGCCCGCTCAGCACCTATCACAAAGAAAACAATGTCCGCCTTGGGGATAAACTCTTGAGTTATCTGCTCGTGCTGCTCGATGGTAACGTTTGTCCCCGGCGTATCCACTATGAAAAATCCCTTGAGCCTGCTCTCGGGAATGGATATAAAATAATTTCCGTTTTCCAACTGTTCTTCCTTTGCCTGGCCGTACCTTAGAATCGTAATCTTGTCCGTGGTCGGCGTGATCCCTTCGGGAAGAATTTTCTCTCCGAGGAGTGCATTTATTATGGACGATTTCCCGGTGCTGAATTCACCTATGAACACGATAGAGAATAAATTCTCCAGGTTTTCTTTGACCGCATTGAGCTTATTCTCGAAATCCTGGTAGGATAGTGCTTTTATTTCTGAAGAAAGCGACTCTAGAAGGGCCTTTTCCTCAAGAATAAGCTTCGAGTATTTCTCCTCTATTATCTGCATGGGCCTCCTAGTATAACGTGATTCTGGGGGAAGAGTATAATAGTAACGGAATTCTTACAATTTTTGAAAACTTGGTCTTGGAGTGGCTATATTCATGGGACGCATACATGCGCTCCATAAAAAGATTGCCAGGATAAAAAGAAAGAAAGTTTTTTACCTTTTTGCCAACTTTTGCAGCTCTTTTTCTGCCACCTCTTTTATCTCTTTATCTTGATGGTCGGTTATGGGGAGGTGAATAATTTCCTTGAGCTGTTCTGTTGCTTTAACTTCCTTACCCATGGCCAGGTATGTTTTAGCCAACTCAAAGCGGGTATGGATGACCTCGGGATTTAACTCAAGCGCCTTAAGAAGGGTTTTCTCCGAATCCTCGTCGGTTCCGTTTGGCAAGCCGCCGAATAGCGTCTTGGCGAACGCTTTGAGCGCCCAATTTAAATTAGCGACCTCCCGATAATAAACCCCCAGGACGATATAAGCGGGGATAAATTGCGGGTCTAAATCAATAGCCTTTTTTGAATTCTCTTCCACATTCCTGGCCAGTTTAACCTTCTCCTTTCCACCCTTGAAGAGTGCCAGATGCCCGTAAGTGGCCGCCAGGTAAAAATATGATTCAGCTTTATCTGGAAATTTCTGGTGGAGCTGCTCGGCATATTGGGCAGCCTGGCTGAAATATTCTTCCACCTCTTTCGAGTTTGTCTCCTGGTCCGGTTTGAACTTGATCCCTTTTACATCCTCTCCCACATCGTTGTAGGCGCGGGTGAGCCTCACCAATACTTCAAAACTATCCGGTGCGAGCTCGTAGGCCCTTTTGTACGCTTCCAAAGCCTTAAGATTATCGAACTGAGCGTAATATTGGTCGCCTTCTTGTATGTAAGTATTATAGTCTTCAGCCATAATCGGGGTAGTATACACCAATACCATTATTGCTATAATTATTGCTATTACTCCGTTTAAACCGCAAAATTGAAATCTTTTTCCCGGCATTTAATCACCTTATTCCTTGAATAAATTCCCTAGAATATATCTGATAATCCCCTTGTGAACAATTACCATCACAAAAAATATACAGCCAATATTTATTAACAGC
The sequence above is drawn from the Thermodesulfobacteriota bacterium genome and encodes:
- a CDS encoding dynamin family protein, which produces MQIIEEKYSKLILEEKALLESLSSEIKALSYQDFENKLNAVKENLENLFSIVFIGEFSTGKSSIINALLGEKILPEGITPTTDKITILRYGQAKEEQLENGNYFISIPESRLKGFFIVDTPGTNVTIEQHEQITQEFIPKADIVFFVIGAERAVTGSEAKLIRFIKEDWVKNIVFLLNKIDIVESDDELKNLIHYSETEIERIFKIKPFLIPISAKLALQAKKGHYPELYSRSGMARLEEYIFKTLGEEERIKLKIKGSSELALNLCRETEKALSNHLDKISLDTERLKEFEAGLEGMKGEVLENSRQFTERIRSRLLEFKTRGIEFIDDLIRFENVFKLVRKEKIAKEFEYKVSHQTVKELEKDLEAMVAWAERSSRTLMDSAIDFYRKSIQPESLKDGTGFSFNRMQLIDTVRSELEMRRKQIDPAMLGGNIVDSARGAVASVLGVQVGSLALGAAVISAFSSLIVDVTGILTTIAIMATAFAILPKKRRDAMKEFSTKVDTLIEELTTSVSSQFERDLEGVKMQILDSLVPLKNFYKTQQKKLTESKKKVEEIESKFVEIKNKVS